In Streptomyces sannanensis, the DNA window CGGGCATCGTCGGGGTCTGCTTCGACAGTTCCCGGATCGCCGGCTCGACCGCGTCCACCGCCGAGCCCTTCGGCGCCCGCTGGTAGGCCGGCGGCCGGTTCGAGGCCACCGCCCGCAGCACCGTACTCCTGGAGATCCCCAGCTGCCGGGCCACCGCCCGGGCCGACAGCCCCTCGGTCCGGTGCAGCCGACGGATCTCGGCCCAGTCCTCCACGTGGATCACCCTCGCTTCCTCCTGACTCCAGCCCAGTGAAGTCAGGATGATCAAGAGATCGCGACCTGCACCGACCGGTTCACGTAAGCGACCATGGGAGCCAGGTCCTCGTAGACCAGCATGGGCCACGCGTGGAGGGGCATGCTCACGACGAACTTCCCAGCCTGTCGCCGCTGACAATCAGGCGGCGTCATTCTCTTCCCGGCCAACCATGGCGGCGGGTCTGACGATGTGGTCGAACTCCTCGGCGCTGATGTAGCCGGATGCCAGTGCGGCCTCGCGCAGAGTGGTGCCCTCGTCGTTGGCCTTGTGGGCGATCGCCGAGGCCTTGTCGTAGCCGATCACCGGTGAGAGCGCGGTGACCAGCATGAGTGACCGGTTGACATAGCTGTCGATCTGCTCCCGGTTGAGATCGGCGTCCTCGATGCAGTACTCCCGCATCTTGGTGCAGGCGTCGGCGAGGATGGTGGCCGCGTGCAGGAAATTGTTGATGACGACCGGACGCATGGCGTTGAGCTCGAAGTTGCCCTGTGAGCCGGCGAAAGCGATGACGGTGTCCTCGGACAGCACCTGGATGCAGACCATGACCATCGCCTCGCACTGGGTCGGATTGACCTTACCCGGCATGATCGAGGAGCCGGGCTCGTTCGCCGGGAGGTTCAGTTCCGCCAGGCCGCAGCGGGGTCCGGAGGCCAGCCAGCGGATGTCGTTGGCGATCTTCATCAACGGCACGGCCAGCGCCCTCAGCCCGGCGGAGGCACCGACCATGGCGTCCAAACCGCCCTGGGCCGCGAACTTGTTCGCGGCAGTGGTGAACGGGAAGCCGGTCGCGGAGGCGATCTCGGCGGCGACCTGCTCGCCGAATCCGGGCGGGGCGTTGAGCCCGGTCCCGACCGCGGTGCCGCCCATGGCCAGCTCGTACAGTCCCTCGGCGGATCTGGCGACCCGGTCGATCGCCTGTTTGAGCTGGTGGGCGTAGCCGGACCATTCCTGCCCGACGGTGAGCGGGACCGCGTCCTCCAGGTGGGTGCGGCCGATCTTCACCACGTCGTGCCATTGCCGTGATTTGGCCTCGATGGCTTGGTGCAGCATCTGCACGCTGGGCAGCAGGTGCTCGTGGATCTCCTTGACCGCGGCGATGTGCATGGCGGTGGGGAAGGTGTCGTTGGAGGACTGCCCCATGTTGACGTGGTCGTTGGGGTGGATGGGGGACTTGCTGCCCAGCTCCCCGCCGACCAGCTGAATGGCGCGGTTGCTGATCACCTCGTTGGTGTTCATGTTGGACTGGGTCCCGGAGCCTGTCTGCCACACGTACAGCGGGAAATGCTCGTCCAGCTTGCCCGCGATGACTTCGTTGGCCACACGCTGGATCACGTCGCTCTTCCAGGCCGGCAGGCGTCCGGCGCGCCCGTTGACAATGGCGGCGGCCTTCTTGACGTAGCCGTAGGCGTGGTAGACCGCTGTGGGCATCCGGTCGTCCCCGATGGAAAAGTGGATCAAGGACCGTTCGGTCTGCGCACCCCAGTAGCGATCGGCGGGAACGTCGATGGCGCCCATCGAGTCGGTCTCCCGCCGGGTGCCGGTCGCGTCCAGGCCGACAGGGACATCGAGGAGCTTCGGAACCCGCGTGGTCATGACGTCGCTCCGCCGGTGTAGCCGGGCTGCCACATGGCCTCTCGGACAGCCTCTGCGGGTTCGGTCGGCTTGCAGGTGGCCACTCCCTCGTCGAGCGCCGCCTCGACCACGGCGGTCGCGGTGATCGCCGAGGACTCGCGCAGGTTCTCCACAGGTGGCAGCAGAGAAGCGCCCGGCCCGGTCGCGTCGACCTGGCCCGCGACCGCACGTGCCGCCGCGAGCAGCATGCCCGCGGTCACCTGGGACGCTCCGGAGACGATCGTGCCCAGGCCCAGCCCCGGGTACAGCAGGGCGTTGTTCGCCTGCCCGATCCGGTAGGTCACGCCGTCGTA includes these proteins:
- the fumC gene encoding class II fumarate hydratase; translated protein: MTTRVPKLLDVPVGLDATGTRRETDSMGAIDVPADRYWGAQTERSLIHFSIGDDRMPTAVYHAYGYVKKAAAIVNGRAGRLPAWKSDVIQRVANEVIAGKLDEHFPLYVWQTGSGTQSNMNTNEVISNRAIQLVGGELGSKSPIHPNDHVNMGQSSNDTFPTAMHIAAVKEIHEHLLPSVQMLHQAIEAKSRQWHDVVKIGRTHLEDAVPLTVGQEWSGYAHQLKQAIDRVARSAEGLYELAMGGTAVGTGLNAPPGFGEQVAAEIASATGFPFTTAANKFAAQGGLDAMVGASAGLRALAVPLMKIANDIRWLASGPRCGLAELNLPANEPGSSIMPGKVNPTQCEAMVMVCIQVLSEDTVIAFAGSQGNFELNAMRPVVINNFLHAATILADACTKMREYCIEDADLNREQIDSYVNRSLMLVTALSPVIGYDKASAIAHKANDEGTTLREAALASGYISAEEFDHIVRPAAMVGREENDAA